The DNA window ttccagacgtccctttccccagccacaacgtagTAAATATAGgatgaaagaaaacataattgATATTTCTAACTGCAAATTTTGAGTTACAAATGTAATGTAGTGCACTCACAGTATAGACTGGGTGTCTGCATAACGTCTGCTTACTAACAGCTTGGAAGTGTTTTGTTAACCCTGGTGTGACAGAGGATGGTTTGCTGTGAAAAACATCAAGCGAACAAAGACAAAGGTAAAGTATGGCTTCACTTGCTAAAATGCATGCCATTGAAATATTTGCATgtaccttaaccctctggagtccatctttttattgaaaatacacatgttttatttacagtaataactttaattaTATATCACATGTAGACAAGCTTATGTTtcaagaccatttttaaaatgtgaattttctttgtacaatgaaaactattactatttttaatttatatgcaaatagactgtatGGCagttttattacttattttttctgctgtttttgtgtgtataaatggtataaaaaaaaaaactctgttttttttttcaaatactctgttaattaaaataaaatgaaaaatctgactgatagccaagtttgtgtggagaaaagggAGCCATGCATgcgatgtaaggacagactgaaagatgctgaacagagacagaaatgaatgcataggaagttgacaaatttgaaccaaaatctcctggactccagaggtttaACTAATACTGTTTTTGATTACTGAAACCTGACAATATTACTCCCATCTGTCTTTCATTTAAAGATGGCTGAAGCAGTCAGGAAAGTCACAGTTTCCCAATCAGCTCATGATGAAGACGACCTGCCcctccccccacctcctcccgTACCACCTAGGCCCCTCGACTACGAAGGTCCTTCAGACTCAAGTAGCCTTCCTGTGCCTCCACCTAAAGAAACCTTTTCCACGTTCTACCAGCAGCGTCAGAAGAGTGAGCTAAAGAGGCTCTTCAAACACATCCACCCAGACCTAAGGGCAAGTCTCGATGACATTGCAGACGATGATATAATGAAGGCGGTGCAGTCACAAAACACCCAGGCAGTGGATGCAGCTTACCAAGGTGAAGTGCAGTCCATGAGGTGGATCTTTGAGAATTGGACTATGGACAACATTGGGGATCCTCATGCAACCAAGAAGCTGCTGGATGATGAAGAGTTACAAGGTGGAAATGTCCGAGGCACCTCCTCCATGTTTGAGCACATTGACAGCACCCAACAAATGTCTGCTAAAAGACAGACTTCTGTCAGAGGAGATGTGAGAACAGCAACATGGCTGTTTGAGTCCCAGCCCTTAGATTCTCTAAATACATTGAAAAGAGAAGAGGGTGAACTGGTTGAAGCAGTGCTAAAGGAACCCATCCAGCCAGGAGATGTGACAGGAGCTCGGCTGCTTTTTGAGTCAAAACCATTGAGTGACTTGGGACGCTGCAACTCTATAGAAGACCATAGCTTCCTCAAACTGAGATCTGAGTTCCAGGAGCAGAAAGGAGACGTCCAGAAGACTGTAAAACTCTTCCAGGCAGAGCCCTGCTGTGCCATCAGAGACAACAGTGGCAATATGCACGAGATTAAATCCATCTGCAGGGAGGAGATCAATGGCAGCAACATCAGCACTGCCCGTTGGCTTTTTGAAACCCAGCCTTTGGACCTGATTAATAAGGGAACGGATGGAGTGAAAATAATTCGGGGTATATCTCTTGAGGAAGGACACAGAGGAGGAGTTGACCAAAAGAGGTGGATGTTTGAAACTCAGTCATTTGACACAATACAAGAGGTCGTGGGAGTGGACAAGTTTGAAGGCATGGCGGCTGAATGTGCAGGAGAGGCCGATGTCCCGAACAAGAGGAAGCTCTTTGAGACACAGCCCTTGGCAGCACTAAAAGGAGACTCTGAAGAAAAGTCTTTGGAAAAGGAGGAAATAATTGCGGGAGATGTCAAAACTTCTCTATGGCTGTTTGAAACCCAAACCATGGAGACCCTCAATGATAGCTATGAAGTGGGCAGTTTGAAGAAAGTTACCCTTTCAGCTGACGAACAAGGAGAAGTTAAaggcaaaaaacaaatttttgaGAGCTGCAGTCTTCAAAAGGACACATCATTTAAGGAACAAGAGATTGAAAAGGGTGATGTCAAGGGATTCAAACACCTTTTTGAAACTATTCCTTTGAGCAAAATTGCTCATTCTGATGGAGAGATAGTTGAGAAAGAAAAATCTATTGCAGCAGGAAACGTAAAAGGTAACAAAGCAATGTTTGAGACAACTCCTTTATATGCAATAAAGGACAGCTCCGGAAACCTTCATACAGTCACAACAGTCAGCCGAGAAGAATTCATCAAAGGGAAggtacaaaattacaaatggaTGTTTGAAACCAAGCCATTAGACAAGCTTGCAGAGGGAAATGGAAATGTCGAGGTAATCAAAGGCATCACCCGGCAGGAGGATACAATGGGCGATGTCAAGATGGCAAAGTGGCTTTTTGAAACCCAGACAATCGATGGAATCCATTCCAAGTTCAACCAGACAGAGCAGAACGCTTCTTTAGAAGAGGAGCATCGCAAAGGTGATGTCAAGAACTGCAAATGGTTATTTGAGACACAACCAATGGACATTTTGTATGACAAATCagaaaaagtaaatgacaaagAAGCCATTGACAGTACCGATGTCAAGTCCATTACTTGGCTTTTTGAATCACAGCCTCTAGACAGCATCAAAGATGGTGAAGAGTACAACTTGAAGCTATGCGACACCATACAGGACTCTGTCAAATTGGAAGGTGGTGTTCAAACAGTCAAACATGTGTTTGAAACAGAAACCTTAGATAGAATAAGAAAGGATGCAAATTCTGAACGCAATGTGAGATGTGTCAGTCAGGTCAACTTTCAGTCTGGAGATGTCTCAAGAGTCAGAGAACTTTTTGAATCTCAATCCCTTGACGAAATTGGATTGGAAATGGGCGCAACATCTACTGAACAGAGCCAAGACGAACATCTTGAAAAAGGTTCCGTACATAGAGCCACCTGGATGTTTGAAAACTGTCCCATGAATCAGATCAATAAGGACAATGAGGATGCAGACGTCCAGAGAGTTAGTGGTGTAGAAGGTGGTGACGTACAGAACAAAAAGTTCATATTTGAAACCTCCTCACTGGACAAAATCCATGACCAACCCCTTGAACAGAAGTCAGACTCTGTGGAACAACCTGCGAGCAATGTTGACGTAAAGTCAAGTACCATGATGTTTGAGTCCCTGCCACTGTATGCCATCAGAGACAAAGAGGGACAGTTTCATGAAGTTACAACTGTGAAAAAAGAGGAGGTCATGAGTGCTGATGTAAGAGGAGCAAGGTGGATGTTTGAGACAAAACCCCTTGATGCGATCAAGGCAGAGAAGGAAGTTTATGTGATCCGAGCTGTTACCCAAGAGGATGTCAAGAAAGGAGATGTCAAATCAGCTAGATGGAAATTTGAGACACAACCTTTGGACTCCCTTACCAGCCGAGATGAGTCCTCTGTCAAGGTAATTGAAGACTTGGAAGACCTAGGTAGCAATGTTCAACTCAACAAACAGATATTTGAATCCGAGCAATCATCCAAGAAGTTCACACGAATGGTTAGTGTCACTGACGTCCAGCAGGGTGATGTCAGGACCTCAACCTGGCTCTTTGAGAATCAATCCATTGACAGTCTGAAAGGGGAACCTCAGGAGCAAAGTCCAGTAAAAACAGTCCACAGAGAAGACAGCCAGAAAGGAGATGTTAAACGCTGCACTTGGCTGTTTGAATCGCAGCCCCTGGACAAGATCAAGGAGCAGGAGGATGCCTCAGTGCAAGGCACTGATGAGGAGATACCAAAATCTGATGTAAAGTGCACTACCTGGCTCTTTGAGACTACTCCACTGGACAAAATCTCTGCCATCAGTGTCTCTGAAACCCTGTCCTATCTGTACCAAATGAATTTTGTCCACTCAAGCGGCATCATAATAGAAGCAAATGAGAGTAGACATGTTAACATGGCAAAATATCTGCTGGAAAGCAATAATGGTATGCAAATCCAGAAAGAAGAGGTTGTTGGGGGTAACATCAGGAACATCATGTCACAACTCTTACTCAAGCCAACCCTAAAGCCCCAAGTTAGTATTCTTAGAGAAGTGGAGAAAGGCAAAGTGAACACCACAGTAGTAGAGCTTCCAGTCTACCAGTCAGCTACAACTATCAACCTCGAGAGGGATCAAAGGATACAAAATATTGTCCAGATGATCGATGAATTGCTTGTCCAAGATAAGGATCTGAAAAAAGGAATCATAATGCAAGAGACTGCAGGGGGGCAAGCAGAGATGTCAGTTTATTCACTCATCTGCAATTCTGAGAGTCACGTCATAGAGAGGGGAGATGTAAAGTCTACGATTGGAAATCTGTTAGCTACTGCTAAGTGTCAGAGGACTGCTATGTCGTGTAGGgtggatgaaaatgaaaagggAAATGTGAATCTGTACAAAAGTTGCATTGAGAAAGGAGACCTGCACTATTTGAAAAGTCTTCATACTGAGGCAACAGGAGATGAAGTTGATTTCAGCGTTTTGACTGAGGAGCAAACTGAAATAGTTCAGGGAGATGTGAAGGAAGCAAAGAGAAGTCTCTGTCAGCAAAAAGAGCAAGTAGAGAGAACAATTTCTGATGTTTTGCCAGGGGACGTTAAGAACACCAAAAAGGTTTTTTCGTCAGAGTGCTCTCTTGCTGTTGAAACCTGCATTCCAAAGGAAGAAATAATCCCTGGCGATATCTTATCAGCAAAGCAACAACTTACAGTAAAGCAACCTGTCATGgtggaaaaagaagaaatcgTGGCAGGGGACATCAAGGCAACAATGCAGTCATTAGAACGTGCAAAGCAACAGAGTATGTCTGTGGAGAGGGAAATCATCACACCAGGAACTATCTATGACATGAGCTTCTCGGGTCCTGAGACAGAAGGAGGCCAAGCACAAAAGGAGGTCATTATATCCGGAGATGTGAAAGCAGCTAAAAAGTCCCTTGAAATGGCTAAGCAGCAAAGCTTGCAAGTGGATCGCGAAGTCATTGTCCCTGGAAAAATATACAATCTGAATGTCACAGCACAAGAGGAAAGCACCTCCACTGTGATGCAATCTTCATGTTCGTCTTCCTCCAGATGCCAGCAAATCAAGACTTATCCAAAGGTCAGTGATGCAGAGAAAGATCAGGAAAGCCATGTTTCCTTTGAGGCTTGTCAACAAAGTGCAGCTATAGTCAGTCATTGTGCACAAGAACCACTTCCACCTTTTGTAAGTTGTGAGTGTAATGGTCAGACAACAGAAGATGAGACAGAAGAAGTAATCAGGGGAGATGTGAGGGCAGCCATTAAGTCTCTGCAGAGTGCAGCAACAGAGCAGAAGCTCCTAGATAAAGAAGATATTGTCAGAGGTAATGTCCAATTGGCTCTGCAGTCGCTTGAGAAGTCTAGTGTTAATGTATCCAAAGGAGACTATAAAGCTGCAATGATATACAGGAATTCAGGGAAGGCTTGTTCAGAGAGGAGCAAGACTGTTCACAAGCAGTGTGTTATGGTGTCTATGCCTCCATCTGACACAACATTGTCTCCTTCAATTTCAGTAACCTGTGAAGGACAACCATCCATTACAACACAGAATTCAACACCCTACCCTGTAGCAAATGGAAACTCTAAATCATCCAGCTCTGTGACTGTAACTCCACCTCCACTCCCTCTAAAGACAATCGAGAAACCGCAGGAGCAGAAACCAGCTTTACCACCAAAGCCACAATGGATAAAATCAGTAGTTGTAGAATACAATAATTCAGCTGCTTCCGAAGTTGCCAGCCCCATTAAAGACAACATAAAAAGCGGAGTTATTCCtccaaaacaaagcaaacagtTTCCTACAGTCTCTCCAGATAAACTACAAGATACCACAACACATGGCAAAATAAGTAAAGAAGACCTACATGAAACATCCCACCAAAATGTTACTCTAGCAACAGATTCAAAGGCTCAAGAAactaagaagaaaaagaaaatggttaCAGTGAGCAAATCAGAATGCCATGAAATGATGTCAAACAGCACTGAAGTGGAAATGGAGAGAAATGTAATCCAGAAAATTAATGCAGCTGAGGAGATACAAATGTGCATGAAGAATTATGCAGAAGATGGTAAACATGAAATGAACATGAGTTTGCAGGCTGCTCTACggaactttgaaaaaaaagaaaatgagacTCAAGACAAAAGAGCTCCCTTGTTGTCCAAAAAGGTAAAAGTGATAAATGATAATGTTAGTGACTCCAAGCAAACCAACAATACAACAACTGCCCAACAGCACAAACCACTCCCCAAGAAAGAACAAAACGCTGACAACGTACAGCAAAGATCCCATGACCTGAATGAAAAGCAACCTAAACTTGAGGATAAAGTTGTTTTaagagaaaagaaagtaaaggagaCGGATGATGAAAGAAGACAAAGACTGTCTGTCCACAAGGAGGAGATCATGAAGGGAAATGTTCAAGCTGCCATGGAAATCTTTGAAAATTTGAAGAAACGAGAGGAACTCAAAGGAATTCTTTCTCAAGTGCAGGAGATAGAGGGAGAGACCAACAGTCTAGACGTTAGCTCCTTTAAGACATTGTATGAGACTGTCCCTGCTTGGATGGTTACGCCAGGTGAAAATGTAAAGCAAAGTAAAACAGAGGAAAGGAAAGTTGAAGTAGAGGCACAGGATGATGATCTGGAAAGCATCTCCTCAGTTGAGACTGCATTTGAAGATCTGGAAAAAGCAAGCAAGGAAATAATGAATCTGAAGGAACAAACGTTAGCAAAGCTTCTTGACATTGAAGAGTCAATTAAAAAAGCTTTGTACTCCGTCTCCAATCTGAAGTCTGAGGCTGACATCGCAGGGTTGTCGGGACTGTTTGATGAATCtttaaaaacagagcaaaacTTTCAACCCACcaacaacatcaggaaaataaGTATTGGGTCAAGCAAGGCCAAATCGGGTCAAATCAAAGAAGCAACAGTTTCTGAGTCAAGTCCTTCGAAGCAAGGAGTGCACAGACAAGTCAACAAGCCGCTTATCAGACAGTCCTCTTCCCAATCTTCCCCGTCATTCATCTCCATTCACTCAGCTGCCAGAAAACCTGCCGAACAACCAAAGTCACCAATGTCAACATTTAAACCAAACACGGAGGGTAATTCTCAAAGTTGCCATGATGCAAACAGTGATCTGGGACAggagtctgctgctgctgctgaagtctCAAAGAATGGTCACAGTCCTGCACAGCGCAAGGTCAGCGTTCTTGAAGTGAAAACTGTTCCAGAGCAACCCGCAGGAATTGTTGGCACAAAGACAGTCAGTGAAACATACGAAGAAACTGATGGCTTTGGCAATGTATTTGTTTCTTCTGTGACTTCAACATTTGTCACCAAACAGTCTGACAGTAAGTCATCAGCACTGTTTGAAGTAGTCGGGAATCCAGCCAGATACGAAGTCATGACATCCCCAACAATTCGGAGATCGGGTCGTCCTTTTGAAGACAAAGTGTTGAGCAACGCCAACAAGGAAGGGACGGTGTTTGTAACATTTAGCCAACCAAAGGAAAAGCACTAAATAGGACAAGCAGCGCGTTTCCTGGTCTTTTCATTTTTAGGAAAGCAGTTATTTCAATTGTGTATTTATTACGATGTTTTAATGAAAAGGTTTTGTTAGTCGTAAAATTGATCTTatgaaatcataaaaatgttgacttttaattaaaaaagaatttgTCTTATAGATTTTATACTGTAACCACATGATAAAGTGTTAAGTTCTTGTATTAAAACAAAGCATATAGTTGATACTGTATGTTCTATTGTGTAAattgtcaaataaataatagttaaaaaaatatctgattgTAAAACTCCCATTCTTTATACTGGTccgtcattattattatacaacttTTAAATCTTAGGTTAGCTCATGTTTGCCCTCttatattttccatattttctaAACATTTCTAGCAGTAGAAGTAACTGAGTATGCTTAAAgaaaaagttcaacatttttagagacacacTTATTCACTCTGTGGTGGGGAGTATGAAGAGAAGACTGGTACCGCTCTCATATTTGAAGCTAACTAATAAGCACATTCAATCTAATGTAAAGTGTAAAGGCAATGTTCAGTTTTACAGGGTTATATTTGCCAGACTGCTTTTAGCTAGAAAGAGTTGCCAGGCAATAAACACAGACTCCAGAGATTTAACTcaatggagttttgggctattttgtccatgtttgaatcctttttatcctgcctgtatacaccacttaaaaaatctttaaatgccatgttggaatttttttccccagcacaacctcacctatatgacctgataataattgatttttttttttttgacttactggatcaaaattttgaaccgaaaggaaacaaagaaaaagcaacataaatgtgatcttgtgattgtgtgtgatcctgtcttccaactctggtttttattctagtgggactcgattttatttctgttattagttattttgtgtcttttttttgtcattctgtgtctttttttagttgttttgtgtgtttttgtgtcttttgggggtcattttgtgtcttttttttaaagttgttttgtgtctttttttaatcattttgtgtattttttagtccttcagtccaacataaaatgtgattttgaatctttttttactttcaaaacactatcatgctcaataaagaattttaaatgttgcaaatgtgaacaaaggttgcaaatataacatataagagggttccatccagttctatcatttaatactaaatctatttgagcttgtctccagttttacttggtatatcatcattaaactgaaactggcctcatggagtttacagccagaactttagaggtaaatttacagtaccaTTACAGTACCACATGCTAGCCAAATTCTGGAATCTTGACTTAATTTGAAGTATGACATAGTACACCTAGTACATCATAGTTAGCATAGCAAAGGCGAAAACAGTTAGCCTCcatcaaaagacaaaaatatgccTTCCAACAATTTCACAACTGTCTTATTTACctgttgttgcattttatggTGTTAATAGCCAGCAGGCCATTCGTTATCTATAAGACTTGCCTGGGTTTTGTTGAGTTTGATGAGCGTTCACAGCCAAGCACTGGGGTTGAAAAAATCAGGACAGGACTTTTGGGCAGCAAGCTGTCACCAGCCTTTGTTAGGTAGGAAAATAGCTTTGAAGCGTTAAATTAAAAGCcatgaacaaaaataataaaaaaatgtttaaacaataataaatcattcCAATACAGACGTAAtgttggagaaataaaaaaaatcatagaaagGCcgaataaattaaatgtttaacataaaatatctaaaattgaGTTTGTTTTATCATCACAGTTTGTGTTGCCTGCCAAGGATATGTGTTCCGCCTGTTTGACACCTGTCTATCCAATGGAAAAAATGGTGGCCAATAAACTTGTCCTGCACAACAACTGTTTCTGCTGTAAACACTGTAAGAAGAAGCTCAGGTGAGATGTTTTTCACAGTACGTTCAAATTACAAGAAAACCACAGATCATATTCACCCCAATTATTGGTATAAATTACTACAATgaaaatttttatatttattgccaAAAACATTGTATAAGGGGACTTTAGAATTGACAATATGATTATTGAAAATCTCCAGTGTATTGAAATCATGCACAGCTGATCTACCATAAAttaacggtaacactttacaacaaccatcatttataaatggtaaacagatagtttattgatgtttaatcatcatttataaactgtatagaccatttagaacggtaaatacataattttattcatgtttaactaactaaataatttaaaaatggctaaaagatggtatattaatgtaagtttatagttactttaccattaacaaacaattaaattataatgaatagtttattaatagttttagttgcactcattttaacatttttaacaccatataaagtatgttaatgatattGAAaggattcatatacctttaagaaattggttgaaaacatttaaagattaaatatgtatagcactttgtaaatggttaataattggtttataaaccatctataaacatcacttagttggttattgtaaagtgttaccaaactaaCAAATCATATGacaaattaaacaatatttaattttacttttttctcaaataaaaaaaaaactttttttaactttattgcaGCATCCACAACTATGCATCTCTTTATGGGGAGTTCTACTGCATTTCTCACTACCAACAGCTTTTTAAAAGAACAGGAAATTATGATGAGGGATTTGGGCACAAGCAACATAAAGACCGCTGGCttcagaaaaataaagacacacatgAGCCACATGCTGTGTCCActcccaaaatgacaaaaagcaaCTCCAAAACGCCCGATGGCTCCAGAGAGCCCTCTGCTGGTGTGTTTGCTAAAAAGTCATCTGCCAGAGAGATGGCAAATGACAGTGGTGCTGATGTTAAGAGCAAACTAAAAATGAGCTGGCCACCAGAGAAGAAGAGTCCTGGGGTTAATC is part of the Centropristis striata isolate RG_2023a ecotype Rhode Island chromosome 11, C.striata_1.0, whole genome shotgun sequence genome and encodes:
- the xirp1 gene encoding xin actin-binding repeat-containing protein 1 → METFGLRRTQSLKSLSVVQERSWVMAAPSRWDRKSVSQLVQHYQSHGDLRTSEKAEHKLQVSERRDSEASWGSGRRSNLSRSRSMELLPQKESSSGTRALCALFESKVTLQESFSCSPRPGHTGSHCPLQDWRSHSTTTTDASIQRSSLVQGGRTVNGLLESPARTFRSSPDDKYSPSLTKGGTPTRARISPSSSVRDRSALYLSRAAATDSTGGSTQPEFISTPGTRTKNNKMAEAVRKVTVSQSAHDEDDLPLPPPPPVPPRPLDYEGPSDSSSLPVPPPKETFSTFYQQRQKSELKRLFKHIHPDLRASLDDIADDDIMKAVQSQNTQAVDAAYQGEVQSMRWIFENWTMDNIGDPHATKKLLDDEELQGGNVRGTSSMFEHIDSTQQMSAKRQTSVRGDVRTATWLFESQPLDSLNTLKREEGELVEAVLKEPIQPGDVTGARLLFESKPLSDLGRCNSIEDHSFLKLRSEFQEQKGDVQKTVKLFQAEPCCAIRDNSGNMHEIKSICREEINGSNISTARWLFETQPLDLINKGTDGVKIIRGISLEEGHRGGVDQKRWMFETQSFDTIQEVVGVDKFEGMAAECAGEADVPNKRKLFETQPLAALKGDSEEKSLEKEEIIAGDVKTSLWLFETQTMETLNDSYEVGSLKKVTLSADEQGEVKGKKQIFESCSLQKDTSFKEQEIEKGDVKGFKHLFETIPLSKIAHSDGEIVEKEKSIAAGNVKGNKAMFETTPLYAIKDSSGNLHTVTTVSREEFIKGKVQNYKWMFETKPLDKLAEGNGNVEVIKGITRQEDTMGDVKMAKWLFETQTIDGIHSKFNQTEQNASLEEEHRKGDVKNCKWLFETQPMDILYDKSEKVNDKEAIDSTDVKSITWLFESQPLDSIKDGEEYNLKLCDTIQDSVKLEGGVQTVKHVFETETLDRIRKDANSERNVRCVSQVNFQSGDVSRVRELFESQSLDEIGLEMGATSTEQSQDEHLEKGSVHRATWMFENCPMNQINKDNEDADVQRVSGVEGGDVQNKKFIFETSSLDKIHDQPLEQKSDSVEQPASNVDVKSSTMMFESLPLYAIRDKEGQFHEVTTVKKEEVMSADVRGARWMFETKPLDAIKAEKEVYVIRAVTQEDVKKGDVKSARWKFETQPLDSLTSRDESSVKVIEDLEDLGSNVQLNKQIFESEQSSKKFTRMVSVTDVQQGDVRTSTWLFENQSIDSLKGEPQEQSPVKTVHREDSQKGDVKRCTWLFESQPLDKIKEQEDASVQGTDEEIPKSDVKCTTWLFETTPLDKISAISVSETLSYLYQMNFVHSSGIIIEANESRHVNMAKYLLESNNGMQIQKEEVVGGNIRNIMSQLLLKPTLKPQVSILREVEKGKVNTTVVELPVYQSATTINLERDQRIQNIVQMIDELLVQDKDLKKGIIMQETAGGQAEMSVYSLICNSESHVIERGDVKSTIGNLLATAKCQRTAMSCRVDENEKGNVNLYKSCIEKGDLHYLKSLHTEATGDEVDFSVLTEEQTEIVQGDVKEAKRSLCQQKEQVERTISDVLPGDVKNTKKVFSSECSLAVETCIPKEEIIPGDILSAKQQLTVKQPVMVEKEEIVAGDIKATMQSLERAKQQSMSVEREIITPGTIYDMSFSGPETEGGQAQKEVIISGDVKAAKKSLEMAKQQSLQVDREVIVPGKIYNLNVTAQEESTSTVMQSSCSSSSRCQQIKTYPKVSDAEKDQESHVSFEACQQSAAIVNETEEVIRGDVRAAIKSLQSAATEQKLLDKEDIVRGNVQLALQSLEKSSVNVSKGDYKAAMIYRNSGKACSERSKTVHKQCVMVSMPPSDTTLSPSISVTCEGQPSITTQNSTPYPVANGNSKSSSSVTVTPPPLPLKTIEKPQEQKPALPPKPQWIKSVVVEYNNSAASEVASPIKDNIKSGVIPPKQSKQFPTVSPDKLQDTTTHGKISKEDLHETSHQNVTLATDSKAQETKKKKKMVTVSKSECHEMMSNSTEVEMERNVIQKINAAEEIQMCMKNYAEDGKHEMNMSLQAALRNFEKKENETQDKRAPLLSKKVKVINDNVSDSKQTNNTTTAQQHKPLPKKEQNADNVQQRSHDLNEKQPKLEDKVVLREKKVKETDDERRQRLSVHKEEIMKGNVQAAMEIFENLKKREELKGILSQVQEIEGETNSLDVSSFKTLYETVPAWMVTPGENVKQSKTEERKVEVEAQDDDLESISSVETAFEDLEKASKEIMNLKEQTLAKLLDIEESIKKALYSVSNLKSEADIAGLSGLFDESLKTEQNFQPTNNIRKISIGSSKAKSGQIKEATVSESSPSKQGVHRQVNKPLIRQSSSQSSPSFISIHSAARKPAEQPKSPMSTFKPNTEGNSQSCHDANSDLGQESAAAAEVSKNGHSPAQRKVSVLEVKTVPEQPAGIVGTKTVSETYEETDGFGNVFVSSVTSTFVTKQSDSKSSALFEVVGNPARYEVMTSPTIRRSGRPFEDKVLSNANKEGTVFVTFSQPKEKH